From a single Prionailurus bengalensis isolate Pbe53 chromosome A1, Fcat_Pben_1.1_paternal_pri, whole genome shotgun sequence genomic region:
- the MARCHF3 gene encoding E3 ubiquitin-protein ligase MARCHF3 has translation MTTSRCSHLPEVLPDCTSSAAPVVKTVDDCGSLVNGQPQYVMQVSAKDGQLLSTVVRTLATQSPFNDRPMCRICHEGSSQEDLLSPCECTGTLGTIHRSCLEHWLSSSNTSYCELCHFKFAVERKPRPLVEWLRNPGPQHEKRTLFGDMVCFLFITPLATISGWLCLRGAVDHLHFSSRLEAVGLIALTVALFTIYLFWTLVSFRYHCRLYNEWRRTNQRVILLIPKSVSVPSNQQSLLGPHSVKRNSKETIV, from the exons ATGACAACCAGCCGCTGCAGTCACCTGCCGGAAGTGCTGCCAGACTGCACCAGCTCGGCTGCGCCCGTGGTGAAGACCGTGGACGACTGTGGCAGCCTCGTGAATGGGCAGCCGCAGTATGTCATGCAAGTTTCGGCCAAGGACGGGCAGCTGCTGTCAACAGTAGTGCGGACTCTTGCCACCCAGAG CCCCTTCAATGACCGGCCGATGTGCAGAATCTGCCACGAGGGCAGCAGCCAAGAGGACTTGCTCTCTCCCTGCGAATGCACAGGGACCTTGGGGACAATTCATCGGAGCTGCCTGGAGCACTGGCTGTCATCCTCAAACACCAGCTACTGTGAACTCTGCCACTTCAAGTTTGCAGTCGAGCGCAAACCCAGGCCGTTAGTGGAG TGGCTCAGAAACCCAGGCCCCCAGCATGAGAAGCGGACTCTGTTTGGAGACATGGTGTGCTTCTTGTTCATAACTCCACTGGCCACCATCTCGGGCTGGCTCTGCCTGCGGGGCGCTGTGGACCACCTGCACTTTAGCAGTCGGCTGGAGGCCGTCGGACTGATTGCACTCACTGTCGCACTCTTCACTATTTACCTCTTTTGGACACTA GTGTCATTTCGATACCACTGTCGATTGTACAACGAATGGCGTCGGACCAATCAGAGAGTGATTCTCCTCATTCCAAAGTCTGTCAGCGTACCTTCTAACCAGCAGTCCCTGCTGGGCCCCCATTCTGTCAAGAGGAACTCTAAGGAGACCATTGTTTGA